From Streptomyces sp. NBC_00775, one genomic window encodes:
- a CDS encoding MFS transporter — MASAAPAPPSPNNLKRIVAASLIGTTIEWYDFFLYGSAAALVFNKLFFPDSDPLVGTLLSFLTYAVGFAARPLGALVFGHYGDRLGRKKLLVLSLLLMGGATFAIGLLPTHATVGAAAPVLLTTLRLVQGFALGGEWGGAVLLVSEHGDARRRGFWASWPQTGAPAGQLLATGVLSLLTATLSDDAFGSWGWRIPFLLSGVLVAVGLWIRLSVDESPVFKQALAQAEARKGARAEEPEKLPLVSVLRDHWRDVLVAMGARMAENISYYVITAFILVYATTSAGVSRQTALNAVLIASAVHFAVIPAWGALSDRIGRRPVYLLGAAGVGLWMFPFFSLIDTGGFGNLVLAVTVGLVLHGAMYAPQAAFFSEMFATRMRYSGASIGAQFASVAAGAPAPLIATALLSDYGSSTPISLYVIAAAVVTLIAVGAAKETRHRDLAEVDAPTDDRPVAAPTADARTA; from the coding sequence ATGGCCTCCGCAGCACCCGCTCCACCGTCGCCGAACAACCTGAAGCGCATCGTCGCCGCCAGCCTCATCGGCACCACCATCGAGTGGTACGACTTCTTCCTCTACGGCTCGGCCGCCGCCCTCGTCTTCAACAAGCTGTTCTTCCCGGACTCCGACCCGCTCGTCGGCACGCTGCTGTCGTTCCTGACGTACGCGGTCGGGTTCGCCGCCCGGCCGCTCGGCGCGCTCGTGTTCGGGCACTACGGCGACCGGCTCGGCCGCAAGAAGCTGCTGGTGCTGAGCCTGCTGCTGATGGGCGGGGCGACGTTCGCCATCGGCCTGCTGCCCACGCACGCGACCGTCGGCGCCGCCGCCCCCGTGCTGCTCACCACGCTGCGTCTGGTGCAGGGCTTCGCCCTGGGCGGCGAGTGGGGCGGCGCCGTCCTGCTGGTGTCCGAGCACGGGGACGCCAGGCGGCGCGGGTTCTGGGCCTCGTGGCCGCAGACCGGGGCGCCCGCGGGGCAGCTCCTGGCCACCGGTGTGCTCTCACTGCTGACCGCCACGCTGTCGGACGACGCCTTCGGCTCCTGGGGCTGGCGCATCCCGTTCCTGCTCTCCGGCGTCCTGGTGGCCGTCGGTTTGTGGATACGTCTGTCTGTCGATGAATCGCCGGTCTTCAAGCAGGCGTTGGCGCAGGCCGAGGCCCGTAAGGGGGCGCGGGCCGAAGAGCCCGAGAAGCTGCCGCTGGTCTCCGTACTGCGTGACCACTGGCGCGACGTGCTGGTCGCGATGGGCGCCCGGATGGCGGAGAACATCAGCTACTACGTGATCACCGCCTTCATCCTCGTGTACGCCACCACGTCGGCCGGCGTCTCCAGGCAGACGGCGCTCAACGCGGTGCTCATCGCGTCCGCCGTGCACTTCGCCGTCATTCCGGCGTGGGGCGCGCTCTCGGACCGGATCGGCCGCCGGCCCGTCTATCTGCTGGGCGCCGCCGGAGTCGGCCTGTGGATGTTCCCGTTCTTCTCCCTCATCGACACCGGGGGTTTCGGGAACCTGGTCCTCGCCGTCACCGTCGGCCTGGTGCTGCACGGCGCCATGTACGCGCCCCAGGCCGCCTTCTTCTCCGAGATGTTCGCGACCCGGATGCGTTATTCGGGTGCCTCGATCGGCGCCCAGTTCGCCTCGGTCGCGGCGGGCGCGCCCGCACCGCTCATCGCGACCGCCCTGCTGTCCGACTACGGCAGCTCCACACCGATCTCCCTGTATGTGATCGCGGCGGCCGTCGTCACGCTGATCGCGGTGGGGGCCGCCAAGGAGACACGGCACCGCGACCTGGCCGAGGTCGACGCCCCGACCGACGATCGGCCCGTGGCTGCCCCGACGGCGGACGCCCGCACCGCCTGA
- a CDS encoding NADP-dependent oxidoreductase translates to MSATNRQIRLAARPVGEVEPDDWEHCAGPVDEPGPGRFTGRTRVISLDPAMRGWLDDRPSYLPPVGIGEVMRAGSVIEVTASSHPDFQPGDHVVGMFGVQEHVVSDGNGAMKIDTSLAPPSTYLGALGMPGMTAYFGLLDVGALKDGETVVVSGAAGAVGTIAGQIAKAKGCRVVGIAGGPEKCALLTDELGFDAAIDYRADDVRKALRRHAPDGIDVYFDNVGGDILDAALTRLAMHARVVVCGAISQYNSATPVKGPSNYLTLLVRRARMEGFVVFDHAKRYPQAAQDISAWIADGRIKVKEHVVRGSVDDFPETLQMLFRGENVGKLVLELA, encoded by the coding sequence ATGTCTGCGACCAACCGCCAGATCCGACTGGCAGCCCGCCCCGTGGGCGAGGTCGAACCCGATGACTGGGAGCACTGTGCGGGGCCCGTCGACGAACCGGGCCCGGGCCGGTTCACGGGCCGCACGCGCGTCATCTCCCTGGACCCGGCGATGCGGGGCTGGCTGGACGACCGTCCCTCCTACCTGCCGCCGGTGGGCATCGGTGAGGTGATGCGCGCCGGATCGGTCATCGAGGTCACCGCCTCCAGCCACCCCGACTTCCAGCCGGGTGATCACGTAGTCGGAATGTTCGGCGTCCAGGAGCACGTGGTCTCCGACGGCAACGGCGCCATGAAGATCGACACCTCCCTCGCCCCGCCCTCGACGTATCTGGGCGCACTGGGCATGCCCGGTATGACCGCCTATTTCGGCCTGCTGGACGTCGGGGCGTTGAAGGACGGCGAGACCGTCGTGGTGTCGGGGGCGGCCGGCGCGGTCGGTACCATCGCGGGTCAGATCGCGAAGGCCAAGGGCTGCCGGGTGGTGGGCATCGCCGGTGGGCCGGAGAAGTGTGCGTTGCTCACCGACGAACTGGGATTCGACGCAGCGATCGACTACCGCGCCGACGACGTCAGGAAGGCGCTGCGCCGGCACGCCCCCGACGGCATCGACGTCTACTTCGACAACGTGGGCGGCGACATCCTCGACGCTGCCCTGACCCGGCTGGCGATGCACGCGCGCGTCGTGGTCTGCGGTGCGATCAGTCAGTACAACAGCGCCACCCCGGTCAAGGGCCCCTCGAACTACCTGACACTGCTGGTGCGCCGCGCCCGGATGGAGGGATTCGTCGTCTTCGACCATGCCAAGCGCTATCCACAGGCCGCGCAGGACATCTCCGCCTGGATCGCCGACGGCCGCATCAAGGTCAAGGAGCACGTCGTGAGAGGGAGCGTGGACGACTTCCCCGAGACGCTGCAGATGCTCTTCCGTGGCGAGAACGTCGGCAAGCTCGTCCTGGAGCTGGCATGA
- a CDS encoding DUF485 domain-containing protein produces the protein MTYPDDEHYPQPEWPQPRTEPYGHAPRYEPYGRGPGREPTPSGYDDSPYDWYGQAARQEPYAHETHRHSADLAALRSAYRVLRRVSTITALGSFVVYVVLSCYAPGLMGARITGELSLGIALGVLQLVVTFAAVFSYERSAQRAVDPLARTVRERAAGRAPGVAR, from the coding sequence ATGACATATCCCGATGACGAGCATTACCCGCAGCCGGAATGGCCGCAGCCGCGGACCGAGCCGTACGGCCACGCCCCTCGGTACGAGCCGTACGGGCGGGGTCCGGGGCGGGAGCCCACCCCGTCCGGATACGACGACTCTCCGTACGACTGGTACGGGCAAGCCGCCCGGCAGGAACCGTACGCGCACGAGACGCATCGCCACAGCGCCGACCTCGCCGCCCTTCGCTCGGCCTACCGGGTGCTCCGCCGGGTCTCCACGATCACCGCGCTCGGCTCCTTCGTGGTGTACGTGGTGCTGTCCTGCTACGCACCGGGGCTGATGGGGGCCAGGATCACCGGGGAGCTGAGCCTGGGAATAGCCCTGGGGGTCCTTCAGCTCGTCGTCACCTTCGCGGCGGTCTTCTCGTACGAGCGCAGCGCACAACGCGCGGTGGACCCGTTGGCCCGCACCGTCAGGGAGCGGGCGGCCGGCCGGGCCCCGGGGGTGGCGAGATGA
- a CDS encoding O-antigen ligase family protein produces MTSAADSAAAGERRNASDATGVIVLAACAVWSLITAAAHDGRPEGVLLAVLAVAAGYASGRILGALLPVAAPCAGALAGLGLAIVTPGPQISLPLGHTGATAALLTLSAGAACCAAWAARTQALRLALRLLAAGIAVTAALLGSTTGFVTCTGVLLCSLAAARMRRRALGLTGLALTAALVTGATWAIAEDALPDGLTASLEGQLTQHRVLLWHDALRLARQDPALGVGPGRYGELSPTVTQSLLPDGKPHSAPLQQAAEQGVIGVALLAAVFCWVLYALWRTPRPTPIALTAGAALTALAAIASIGNALSFTTVTAGAGLLAGLATARPLVDEGQHLMEGADRSRGDRLGP; encoded by the coding sequence ATGACGTCCGCGGCCGATTCAGCGGCCGCGGGCGAAAGACGCAATGCTTCGGACGCCACGGGCGTGATCGTGCTCGCGGCATGCGCCGTCTGGTCGTTGATCACAGCGGCCGCGCACGACGGCAGGCCCGAGGGCGTACTGCTGGCGGTGCTCGCGGTGGCTGCCGGTTACGCCTCGGGGCGGATCCTCGGGGCACTCCTGCCGGTCGCCGCCCCCTGCGCCGGGGCGCTCGCCGGACTCGGCCTCGCGATCGTCACTCCCGGCCCGCAGATCAGCTTGCCGCTCGGACACACGGGCGCCACGGCCGCGCTGCTGACGCTCTCCGCCGGAGCCGCGTGCTGCGCGGCCTGGGCGGCACGCACGCAGGCGCTGCGCCTGGCGTTGAGGCTGCTGGCCGCCGGGATCGCGGTGACCGCGGCGCTGCTGGGGTCGACCACCGGGTTCGTCACCTGTACCGGGGTCCTGCTCTGTTCGCTCGCCGCCGCCCGGATGCGCCGCCGCGCCCTGGGGCTCACGGGCCTCGCGCTCACCGCGGCGCTCGTGACGGGAGCGACCTGGGCGATCGCCGAGGACGCGCTGCCCGACGGTCTGACCGCCTCCCTGGAGGGGCAGCTCACCCAGCACCGGGTCCTGCTCTGGCACGACGCGCTCCGCCTGGCCCGCCAGGATCCGGCGCTGGGTGTGGGGCCCGGACGCTACGGAGAACTCAGCCCGACGGTCACGCAGTCGCTGCTGCCCGACGGCAAACCCCACTCCGCGCCTCTGCAGCAGGCGGCCGAGCAGGGCGTGATCGGCGTGGCACTGCTCGCCGCGGTGTTCTGCTGGGTCCTGTACGCGCTGTGGCGCACCCCGCGCCCCACACCGATCGCCCTGACGGCGGGCGCGGCCCTGACGGCACTGGCCGCCATCGCGTCGATCGGCAACGCTCTGAGCTTCACCACGGTGACGGCCGGCGCGGGCCTGCTCGCGGGGCTCGCCACGGCACGGCCGCTGGTCGACGAGGGGCAGCACCTCATGGAGGGCGCGGACCGTTCGCGGGGCGACCGTCTGGGGCCGTGA
- a CDS encoding NUDIX hydrolase: MATPDFIRTIRATAGQQLLWLPGVTALVFDDEGRVLLGRRADTGKWAVIAGMPDPGEQPAACAVREVYEETAVRCVPERVVLVQALKQITYENGDICQFMDITIRCRAVGGEARVNDDESLEVGWFDVDALPELNEHARFRIKQALTDVPTWFDPMT, encoded by the coding sequence ATGGCTACTCCTGATTTCATCCGCACGATCCGTGCCACCGCCGGGCAGCAGCTGCTCTGGCTGCCCGGCGTCACCGCCCTCGTCTTCGACGACGAGGGCAGGGTGCTCCTCGGGCGCAGGGCCGACACCGGCAAGTGGGCGGTCATCGCCGGAATGCCGGACCCGGGGGAGCAGCCCGCGGCCTGCGCCGTCCGCGAGGTGTACGAGGAGACGGCCGTACGGTGTGTTCCCGAGCGCGTCGTCCTCGTACAGGCCCTGAAGCAGATCACGTACGAGAACGGCGACATCTGTCAGTTCATGGACATCACGATCCGTTGCCGGGCCGTCGGCGGCGAAGCCCGTGTCAACGACGACGAGTCGCTGGAAGTCGGCTGGTTCGACGTGGACGCCCTGCCGGAGCTGAACGAGCACGCACGCTTCCGGATCAAGCAGGCACTGACCGACGTACCTACATGGTTCGACCCTATGACCTGA
- a CDS encoding sodium/solute symporter gives MTDFDSGSQATVLVLFTALVTVTLLMCVMTGPDRDDLTNFYTGYLSLTPFKNGLAIAGDYISAATVLSTSGIIALAGYDGYVLTVSTALSLVLLMFLLAEPLRNAGRFTMGDVLARTMPGRAVRIASCVVTLSATLPFLVVQLSGAGSLLTFILDIPHGAGARTACIVIVGSLMIIYAALGGMRGTALLQMIKIVILLGTSVVVAALVLHRFGWNPGDLLRAAQHGSGTGPAFLQQGLQLGTSAGDRLDFVGLQITAVLGVACLPHITMRLFSAQDVPAVRRSMSWAVGTVTTFCLLVIILGTGAAALVGSRSIIAADPHGRTSVLMLSQVLGGAPASAGATILYSAVAGMVFITLLSSVAGMTLAAASSLAHDLFAHAARQGQAEPRTEMMVAAWTSVAVGTVAIGLATLVQKWDVGVLTTLAVCIGASAVAPALTYSLFWRGFTRTGLLATLYGGAACALVLMVFSKAVSGTPSAVFPTADFHWFPMQSTGLVSIPFGYLAGWLGSRLDHRRRGADSRESQRLYEESEARLLAAAE, from the coding sequence ATGACCGACTTCGACTCCGGGTCGCAGGCCACCGTCCTCGTCCTCTTCACCGCCCTGGTCACCGTCACGCTGCTGATGTGCGTGATGACGGGACCGGACCGCGACGACCTGACGAACTTCTACACCGGCTACCTTTCGCTCACCCCGTTCAAGAACGGCCTGGCCATTGCGGGCGACTACATCTCCGCGGCCACGGTGCTGAGTACCAGCGGCATCATCGCGCTCGCCGGATACGACGGCTATGTCCTCACGGTCAGCACCGCCTTGTCCCTGGTGCTGCTGATGTTCCTGCTGGCCGAACCTCTGCGCAACGCCGGCAGGTTCACCATGGGCGACGTCCTGGCCCGCACCATGCCCGGGCGGGCCGTGCGTATCGCTTCCTGCGTCGTTACGCTTTCGGCGACCCTGCCCTTCCTGGTCGTCCAGCTCTCCGGGGCCGGGTCGCTGCTCACCTTCATCCTGGACATCCCGCACGGGGCGGGAGCCAGGACGGCATGCATCGTCATCGTCGGCAGCCTGATGATCATTTACGCGGCGCTCGGCGGTATGCGGGGAACCGCGCTCCTTCAGATGATCAAGATCGTCATCCTGCTCGGTACCAGCGTCGTCGTCGCCGCCCTGGTCCTGCACCGCTTCGGCTGGAACCCCGGAGACCTGCTCAGGGCCGCCCAGCACGGCAGCGGCACGGGCCCCGCCTTCCTACAGCAGGGCCTTCAGTTGGGCACCTCGGCCGGCGACCGGCTGGACTTCGTCGGTCTCCAGATCACCGCGGTTCTCGGCGTGGCCTGCCTGCCCCACATCACCATGCGTCTGTTCTCCGCGCAGGACGTACCGGCCGTGCGTCGCTCCATGTCGTGGGCCGTCGGCACGGTCACCACCTTCTGCCTGCTCGTGATCATCTTGGGTACGGGCGCGGCAGCCCTGGTGGGGTCGCGGTCCATCATCGCGGCCGACCCGCATGGCAGGACGTCGGTGCTCATGCTGTCGCAGGTGCTCGGCGGGGCCCCCGCCTCCGCGGGTGCGACGATTCTCTACTCGGCCGTGGCGGGAATGGTGTTCATCACTCTGCTGTCCTCGGTCGCGGGGATGACCCTGGCCGCGGCCTCGTCGCTCGCCCACGACCTGTTCGCCCATGCGGCGCGACAGGGACAGGCGGAGCCGCGTACGGAGATGATGGTGGCGGCGTGGACGAGCGTGGCCGTGGGAACCGTGGCCATCGGGCTCGCCACCCTGGTCCAAAAATGGGACGTCGGCGTGCTGACCACTCTGGCCGTCTGCATCGGGGCATCCGCAGTGGCTCCCGCGCTGACCTACTCCCTGTTCTGGAGAGGATTCACGCGCACCGGCCTGCTCGCCACCCTCTATGGCGGCGCGGCCTGCGCGCTGGTGCTGATGGTCTTTTCCAAGGCCGTCTCGGGCACGCCGTCCGCCGTCTTCCCGACCGCCGACTTCCACTGGTTCCCGATGCAGTCCACCGGACTGGTCTCCATCCCGTTCGGTTACCTGGCGGGCTGGCTGGGCAGCCGTCTGGACCACCGGCGCCGCGGCGCTGACAGCCGGGAGAGCCAGCGGCTGTACGAGGAGAGCGAGGCACGTCTGCTCGCCGCAGCCGAATGA
- a CDS encoding 3-hydroxybutyrate dehydrogenase, which produces MTAPSALSGPHASALDLGGRTALVTGAAGGIGRACALRLAAAGAKVRAVDRDAAGLDALAEPAQGLAGTVEPRVLDLTDLDAAEQAAAGTDVLVNNAGLQLVRPIEEFPPDVFHTVLTVMLEAPFRLIRGALPHMYGQGWGRIVNVSSVHGLRASAFKSAYVAAKHGLEGLSKTAALEGAPHGVTSNCVNPAYVRTPLVEKQLADQAQAHGIPAERVLAEVLLQDSAVKRLIEPAEVAEAVAYLCGPQAAFITGTSLALDGGWTAH; this is translated from the coding sequence ATGACCGCGCCCAGCGCCCTCTCGGGCCCCCACGCCTCCGCCCTCGACCTCGGCGGCCGAACCGCCCTCGTCACCGGCGCCGCGGGCGGCATCGGCCGCGCGTGCGCGCTACGGCTCGCCGCCGCCGGAGCCAAGGTGCGAGCGGTCGACCGGGACGCCGCAGGCCTGGACGCGCTGGCCGAACCGGCCCAGGGTCTCGCGGGCACCGTCGAGCCGCGTGTCCTCGACCTCACCGACCTCGACGCGGCGGAACAGGCCGCCGCGGGCACCGATGTCCTCGTGAACAACGCCGGGCTGCAACTGGTGCGCCCCATCGAGGAGTTCCCGCCCGACGTCTTCCACACCGTGCTGACCGTGATGCTGGAGGCACCGTTCCGGCTCATCCGCGGAGCGCTGCCCCATATGTACGGGCAGGGCTGGGGCCGTATCGTCAATGTGTCGTCGGTCCATGGGCTGCGCGCCTCGGCGTTCAAATCGGCGTATGTGGCCGCAAAACACGGTCTTGAGGGGCTCTCGAAAACCGCCGCCCTGGAAGGCGCACCCCATGGAGTCACCTCGAACTGTGTGAACCCCGCCTATGTGCGCACCCCACTGGTCGAGAAGCAGCTCGCCGACCAGGCGCAGGCGCACGGGATTCCGGCGGAGCGCGTGCTGGCCGAGGTGCTGCTGCAGGACAGCGCGGTCAAGCGGCTCATCGAGCCGGCGGAGGTCGCGGAGGCGGTGGCCTATCTGTGCGGTCCGCAGGCGGCCTTCATCACCGGTACGTCGCTGGCGCTGGACGGCGGCTGGACCGCGCACTGA
- a CDS encoding helix-turn-helix domain-containing protein, with product MSRDHVQSAERSADSAEAPFLELLARGASADAYEQPVLLARAEGRPPERIAALEQAKLLALRVRSEIEGRRRREAELSALFETAHDLAGLRDLDAVLRAIVQRARSLLGTDVAYLSLNDAARGDTYMRVTEGSVAARFQQLRLGMGEGLGGLVAQTARPYVTDDYFKDERFQHTGAIDAGVRDEGLVAILGVPLMIGPQVIGVLFAADRRARVFEREQIALLGSFAALAAAAIDTANWLTETRSALDRLGRANEIIRDRSSVIERASDVHDRLAELVLRGGGVHDVAAAVSEVLDGTVEFAETGDAPTAALEASRAEGHAVRHGDDWVAAVAAGGELLGTLMLRGHPGLDPVDQRTLERAAMVTSLLLLARRSASEAEQRVRGELLDDLLDARDRDPRLLRERAARLHADLDGPHVVLAARLDATAADADQEAAARRRLWSAASHLATTRHGLAAAREGGTVLLLPLGPGDTATTLARRTARDLGTAVREGVTVGASAPVEQLAARPDAVVAAYAEGQRCLEALRLLGRAGDGAAAEDFGFLGLLLAGDRDISGFVDRTIGRVVTYDERRGTDLLRTLDAYFACGMSPARTKDDLHVHVNTVAQRLERVGRLLGDDWQSPARVLEIQLALRLYRLSSAAPH from the coding sequence ATGTCCCGCGATCACGTGCAATCCGCCGAGCGCTCCGCCGACAGCGCCGAGGCGCCGTTTCTGGAACTCCTGGCCAGAGGCGCGTCCGCCGACGCGTACGAGCAGCCGGTGCTCCTCGCCCGCGCCGAGGGCCGTCCGCCCGAGCGCATCGCCGCGCTCGAACAGGCCAAGCTGCTGGCCCTGCGTGTGCGCTCGGAGATAGAGGGCCGGCGCCGCCGTGAGGCCGAGCTCTCCGCGCTGTTCGAGACCGCGCACGACCTGGCGGGCCTGCGCGACCTCGATGCCGTACTCCGGGCGATCGTGCAGCGGGCCCGGTCACTGCTGGGCACGGACGTCGCGTATCTGAGCCTGAACGACGCGGCCAGGGGCGACACCTACATGAGGGTCACCGAGGGTTCGGTGGCCGCACGCTTCCAGCAGCTGCGGCTCGGCATGGGGGAGGGACTGGGCGGACTCGTCGCGCAGACCGCCCGCCCGTATGTCACCGACGACTACTTCAAGGACGAGCGTTTCCAGCACACCGGGGCCATCGACGCGGGCGTACGGGACGAAGGGCTCGTCGCGATTCTCGGCGTGCCGTTGATGATCGGGCCGCAGGTCATCGGGGTGCTGTTCGCGGCGGACCGGCGCGCGCGGGTCTTCGAGCGGGAGCAGATCGCCCTCCTCGGCTCGTTCGCGGCCCTGGCCGCAGCGGCGATCGACACGGCGAACTGGCTCACGGAGACCCGTTCCGCCCTCGACCGTCTGGGCCGCGCCAACGAGATCATCCGGGACCGCAGCTCAGTGATCGAGCGCGCGTCGGACGTCCACGACCGGCTCGCCGAACTCGTGCTGCGCGGCGGCGGGGTCCACGACGTGGCCGCCGCCGTGTCCGAAGTCCTCGACGGCACCGTCGAGTTCGCCGAGACGGGCGACGCACCGACCGCCGCTCTGGAGGCATCCCGCGCCGAGGGCCACGCCGTGCGGCACGGGGACGACTGGGTCGCCGCCGTGGCGGCCGGCGGCGAACTGCTCGGCACACTGATGCTGCGCGGGCATCCGGGCCTCGACCCCGTCGACCAGCGCACCCTGGAACGCGCCGCGATGGTCACATCACTGCTCCTGCTCGCCAGACGCTCCGCCTCTGAGGCCGAACAGCGGGTCCGCGGCGAGCTGTTGGACGACCTGCTGGACGCCCGCGACCGCGATCCGCGTCTGCTGCGCGAGCGGGCCGCCCGCCTGCACGCCGATCTCGACGGTCCCCATGTGGTGCTGGCCGCCCGGCTCGACGCCACAGCCGCCGATGCCGACCAGGAGGCCGCCGCCCGCAGACGCCTGTGGTCCGCCGCCTCCCATCTCGCCACCACCCGGCACGGGCTGGCCGCGGCCCGCGAGGGCGGCACCGTCCTGCTGCTCCCCCTCGGCCCCGGCGACACCGCGACGACCCTGGCCCGCCGTACGGCCAGGGACCTCGGCACCGCCGTGCGTGAGGGGGTCACCGTCGGCGCCTCCGCGCCCGTCGAGCAGCTCGCCGCCCGCCCGGACGCCGTGGTCGCGGCGTACGCGGAGGGGCAGCGCTGCCTGGAAGCCCTGCGTCTGCTCGGCCGGGCCGGAGACGGCGCCGCCGCCGAGGACTTCGGGTTTCTGGGGCTCCTGCTCGCCGGCGACCGGGACATCTCCGGCTTCGTCGACCGCACCATCGGCCGGGTGGTGACGTACGACGAGCGGCGGGGCACCGATCTGCTGCGCACCCTCGACGCGTACTTCGCGTGCGGCATGAGTCCGGCGCGCACGAAGGACGACCTGCATGTGCATGTGAACACGGTCGCGCAGCGGCTGGAGCGGGTGGGGCGGCTGCTCGGGGACGACTGGCAGAGCCCGGCCCGCGTGCTGGAGATCCAACTCGCCCTACGGCTGTACCGGTTGTCGTCCGCAGCTCCGCACTGA
- the lnt gene encoding apolipoprotein N-acyltransferase: MTATATTVDEPEQLEPQAAPASRGAGLVRRLVPAAAATLSGVLLYVSFPPRTLWWLALPAFAVFAWTLRGRTWKAGLGLGYLFGLGFLLPLLVWTGVEVGPGPWLALAAVEAVYIALVGAGITVISRLPAWPVWAAAVWIAGEAARARAPFGGFPWGKIAFGQADGVFLPLAAAGGTPVLGFAVVLSGFGLYEIVRLVLEGRRTRAVQRGAAAVALLSVAVPVVGALAARTLVSDKAENGTATVAVIQGNVPRAGLEFNAQRRAVLDYHARETERLAAKVKAGKVAQPDFVLWPENSSDIDPFANSDARAVIDRAAKAIGAPISVGGVVERDGKLYNEQILWDPEKGAVDTYDKRQVQPFGEYLPMRSLLGAINKNWTTMVRQDFSRGTKPGVFTMDGTKVGLVTCYEAAFDWAVRSEVTDGAQLISVPSNNATFDRSEMTYQQLAMSRVRAVEHSRTVTVPVTSGVSAVIMPDGKITQKTGMFVADSLVQKVPLRSSETPATKLGILPEMLLVLVAAGGLGWGVATAVRGRRSTGV; this comes from the coding sequence GTGACCGCCACCGCAACCACCGTAGACGAGCCGGAACAGCTCGAACCCCAGGCCGCACCCGCCTCGCGCGGTGCCGGACTGGTGCGGCGCCTCGTTCCGGCCGCCGCCGCGACGCTCTCCGGAGTGCTGCTGTACGTCAGTTTTCCCCCACGGACCCTGTGGTGGCTCGCCCTGCCGGCCTTCGCGGTCTTCGCCTGGACCCTCCGCGGCCGCACCTGGAAGGCGGGTCTCGGGCTCGGCTATCTGTTCGGCCTCGGGTTCCTGCTGCCGCTGCTCGTGTGGACCGGTGTCGAGGTCGGCCCCGGTCCGTGGCTGGCCCTTGCGGCGGTCGAGGCGGTGTACATCGCGCTCGTCGGCGCGGGCATCACGGTCATCTCCCGGCTGCCCGCGTGGCCAGTGTGGGCGGCCGCGGTGTGGATCGCGGGCGAGGCGGCACGCGCGCGTGCGCCGTTCGGCGGCTTCCCCTGGGGAAAGATCGCCTTCGGGCAGGCCGACGGAGTGTTCCTGCCGCTCGCCGCGGCGGGCGGCACCCCGGTGCTCGGCTTCGCGGTCGTGCTCAGCGGCTTCGGTCTCTACGAGATCGTGCGCCTGGTCCTCGAAGGCCGCCGCACCCGTGCCGTCCAGCGAGGCGCAGCGGCGGTGGCGCTGCTCAGCGTCGCCGTCCCTGTCGTGGGTGCGCTCGCCGCACGGACGCTGGTGAGCGACAAGGCCGAGAACGGGACGGCGACCGTCGCGGTCATCCAGGGCAACGTGCCGCGTGCGGGGCTCGAGTTCAACGCCCAGCGGCGCGCGGTCCTCGACTACCACGCGCGCGAGACCGAGCGGCTGGCCGCCAAGGTCAAGGCCGGCAAAGTCGCACAGCCCGACTTCGTGCTGTGGCCCGAGAACTCCTCCGACATCGACCCGTTCGCCAACTCCGACGCGCGCGCCGTGATCGACCGGGCGGCCAAGGCGATCGGCGCCCCCATCTCGGTGGGCGGCGTCGTCGAGCGGGACGGCAAGCTCTACAACGAGCAGATCCTGTGGGACCCGGAGAAGGGCGCCGTCGACACGTACGACAAGCGGCAGGTCCAGCCCTTCGGCGAGTACCTCCCGATGCGGTCGCTGCTCGGGGCGATCAACAAGAACTGGACCACCATGGTCCGTCAGGACTTCAGCCGGGGCACCAAGCCGGGCGTGTTCACGATGGACGGCACCAAGGTCGGCCTGGTCACCTGCTACGAGGCCGCCTTCGACTGGGCGGTGCGCTCCGAGGTCACCGACGGCGCCCAGCTGATCTCGGTGCCCAGCAACAACGCGACCTTCGACCGCAGCGAGATGACCTACCAGCAGCTCGCCATGTCCCGCGTCCGCGCCGTGGAGCACAGCCGCACCGTCACGGTGCCGGTGACGAGCGGCGTCAGCGCCGTGATCATGCCGGACGGGAAGATCACCCAGAAGACCGGGATGTTCGTGGCCGACTCGCTGGTCCAGAAGGTGCCGCTGCGCTCCTCCGAGACCCCGGCCACGAAGCTCGGGATCCTCCCCGAGATGCTCCTGGTGCTCGTCGCGGCGGGCGGGCTCGGCTGGGGCGTGGCGACGGCGGTCCGCGGACGGCGGAGCACCGGCGTCTGA